In a single window of the Pseudomonas oryzihabitans genome:
- the msrB gene encoding peptide-methionine (R)-S-oxide reductase MsrB → MEKVQRSPEDWRERLTDDQFRVCRLAATEAPYTGAYCNTKTPGVYRCACCELALFDSSTKFDSGCGWPSYYAPIDAEAVREKEDFSHGMHRVEVLCARCDAHLGHVFPDGPPPTGLRYCINSVALDLQPRETA, encoded by the coding sequence ATGGAAAAAGTACAGCGTAGCCCAGAAGATTGGCGCGAGCGTCTGACCGACGATCAGTTTCGCGTGTGCCGCCTGGCGGCTACCGAGGCGCCCTATACCGGTGCCTACTGCAACACCAAGACGCCTGGCGTCTATCGCTGCGCCTGCTGTGAGCTCGCGTTGTTCGACTCCAGCACCAAGTTCGATTCCGGTTGCGGCTGGCCGAGTTACTACGCGCCCATCGACGCCGAGGCCGTGCGCGAAAAAGAAGACTTCAGCCATGGCATGCACCGGGTCGAGGTACTCTGCGCCCGCTGCGACGCCCATCTGGGGCACGTCTTTCCCGACGGCCCGCCGCCGACCGGCCTGCGCTACTGCATCAATTCCGTCGCCCTTGATCTCCAGCCCAGAGAAACCGCGTGA
- a CDS encoding glutathione peroxidase encodes MISEILQLPFQTADGQQACLADWTARAYLVVNTASRCGFTRQYAGLEELQQRYLADGLRVIVFPCNQFGGQEPGSNAEIQNFCVTRFGVSFPVMAKLDVNGEAAHPLFNALKRAAPGLLGTAIRWNFTKFLITPERGRVQRFAPITRPSQLDKHIRRALAR; translated from the coding sequence GTGATCTCAGAGATTCTGCAGTTACCCTTCCAGACGGCGGACGGCCAGCAGGCGTGCCTGGCGGACTGGACGGCCCGAGCCTATCTGGTGGTCAATACCGCCAGTCGCTGCGGTTTCACCCGCCAGTACGCCGGGCTCGAGGAATTGCAGCAGCGCTATCTGGCCGACGGCTTGCGCGTGATCGTCTTTCCCTGCAATCAATTCGGCGGCCAGGAGCCGGGAAGCAACGCCGAGATTCAGAATTTCTGCGTGACCCGCTTCGGGGTCAGCTTTCCGGTCATGGCCAAGCTCGACGTCAATGGCGAAGCGGCCCACCCCTTGTTCAACGCCTTGAAGCGCGCGGCGCCAGGGTTGCTCGGAACCGCTATCCGCTGGAACTTCACCAAGTTCCTGATCACTCCGGAGCGAGGGCGGGTGCAGCGCTTTGCCCCCATCACTCGGCCTTCCCAGTTGGACAAGCACATCCGCCGGGCCCTGGCGCGTTAG